A section of the Ranitomeya imitator isolate aRanImi1 chromosome 7, aRanImi1.pri, whole genome shotgun sequence genome encodes:
- the LOC138645495 gene encoding dentin matrix acidic phosphoprotein 1-like — protein MIIIPVVLGLLLIIIVIVLIIYFKRKKQRIPAELKIGDIIVPDLILNCRAELECPIYNYKLGEHTVEWYGKKQDAEELIPIGDHRRLQTVDQNDNNAWIAYLALTPVKTEDDKIKYICKVKGSRQTVEARANTKELRVTEQKSLLNNEKEKSRKSPEKNPSQKTPDNHMEAWDPRWIKTLDKERNPPALKNLGKEGFQSVNESSQIKEIKIPQIFSETATQQETKQLRNSYGHKITQRPENGKGQELCPVNELPGEEEMEEHSLSTNKTGNEKKMHPLEESCTNTEKEGVNQEHENQGTSHLITDLFTPQEIIASIGSSTEEGEEEMINIRKSLTKEGSDTEETSNEWRPKNREGEPMGDGDNGETSQLIQPGASSNKEGAGLKKISTEGRPQNSEEGSPGDGDNEETSQLIQPGASSNKEGAGLKEISTEGRPQNSEEGSPGDGDNEETSQLIPPGASSNKEGAGLKEISTEWRPENNEEGSPGDGDNEETSQLIPPAASSNKEGAGLKEISTEWRP, from the exons GAATACCGGCTGAACTGAAGATTGGGGACATAATAGTACCAGACCTGATACTGAATTGTCGGGCAGAGCTGGAGTGCCCAATATACAATTATAAATTGGGTGAACACACTGTGGAGTGGTATGGGAAGAAGCAGGACGCAGAGGAACTCATACCTATAGGTGATCATCGGAGGCTCCAAACCGTAGATCAAAATGACAACAACGCTTGGATTGCCTATCTGGCCCTCACTCCAGTGAAAACAGAGgatgataaaataaaatatatctGTAAAGTGAAAGGTTCCCGGCAGACGGTAGAGGCGCGTGCGAACACAAAGGAGTTACGTGTGACCG AACAAAAGTCATTACtcaataatgaaaaagaaaaatcacGCAAAAGTCCAGAAAAAAACCCTTCCCAAAAGACACCAGATAATCATATGGAGGCATGGGATCCGAGATGGATCAAGACATTAGATAAAGAGAGAAATCCACCGGCCCTGAAGAATCTGGGCAAAGAAGGTTTCCAGTCAGTCAATGAATCAAGTCAAATAAAGGAAATAAAAATTCCGCAGATTTTTTCTGAAACTGCAACGCAACAAGAAACCAAGCAACTGAGGAACAGTTATGGCCATAAAATTACACAGAGACCAGAGAACGGAAAAGGCCAAGAATTGTGTCCAGTTAATGAACTGCCTGGAGAAGAGGAGATGGAAGAACATTCATTGTCCACCAATAAGACAGGTAATGAAAAGAAGATGCATCCCTTAGAGGAAAGTTGTACCAATACAGAGAAAGAGGGAGTAAACCAGGAGCACGAGAACCAAGGAACTTCACATCTCATCACTGACTTGTTCACTCCACAAGAGATAATTGCATCAATAGGAAGTTCTACCGAGGAAGGTGAAGAGGAAATGATCAATATCAGAAAGTCACTCACTAAAGAAGGATCTGATACAGAAGAAACCTCTAATGAGTGGAGGCCGAAAAATAGAGAAGGAGAACCAATGGGAGATGGTGACAATGGAGAGACTTCACAACTGATACAACCCGGTGCGTCATCTAATAAAGAAGGAGCGGGATTAAAAAAAATCTCTACGGAGGGGAGACCGCAGAATAGTGAAGAAGGATCACCGGGAGATGGTGACAATGAAGAGACTTCACAACTGATACAACCCGGTGCGTCATCTAATAAAGAAGGAGCGGGATTAAAAGAAATCTCTACGGAGGGGAGACCGCAGAATAGTGAAGAAGGATCACCGGGAGATGGTGACAATGAAGAGACTTCACAACTGATACCACCCGGTGCGTCATCTAATAAAGAAGGAGCGGGATTAAAAGAAATCTCTACGGAGTGGAGACCGGAGAATAATGAAGAAGGATCACCGGGAGATGGTGACAATGAAGAGACTTCACAACTGATACCACCCGCTGCGTCATCTAATAAAGAAGGAGCGGGATTAAAAGAAATCTCTACAGAGTGGAGACCGTAG